Proteins encoded within one genomic window of Rhizobium favelukesii:
- a CDS encoding carbohydrate ABC transporter permease, whose protein sequence is MPTVSSRKPPSAMASLMQNRNMIGFLFMLPAAVFLVCFLTYPLGLGVWLGFTDTRIGRDGVFIGLENYIFLSEDSVFWLSVFNTLLYTIVASILKFVFGLWLALLLNENLPFKSFFRAIVLLPWVVPTVLSALAFWWIYDAQFSIISWSLMQLGVIDSPINFLGDPTNARASVIAANVWRGIPFVAISLLAGLQTIPASLHEAASLDGATSWQRFRYVTLPMLTPIIAVVMTFSVLFTFTDFQLIYVLTKGGPVNATHLMATLSFQRGIPGGQLGEGAAIAVAMIPFLLAAIMFSFFGLQRRKWQQGGQD, encoded by the coding sequence ATGCCCACAGTATCGTCCAGGAAGCCGCCTTCGGCGATGGCTTCGCTCATGCAGAACAGGAATATGATCGGCTTCCTCTTCATGCTGCCGGCCGCCGTCTTCCTTGTCTGCTTCCTGACCTATCCGCTCGGCCTCGGCGTCTGGCTCGGCTTCACCGATACGCGCATCGGCCGTGACGGAGTATTCATCGGGCTCGAAAATTACATCTTCCTTTCCGAGGACTCGGTCTTCTGGCTCTCGGTCTTCAACACGCTTCTCTACACGATCGTCGCATCAATCCTGAAATTCGTCTTCGGGCTCTGGCTGGCGCTGCTGTTGAACGAGAACCTGCCGTTCAAATCCTTCTTCCGGGCGATCGTGCTTTTGCCCTGGGTCGTTCCGACGGTGCTTTCGGCGCTGGCCTTCTGGTGGATCTACGATGCACAGTTCTCGATCATCTCCTGGTCGCTGATGCAGCTCGGCGTGATCGACAGCCCGATTAATTTCCTCGGCGATCCAACAAATGCCCGCGCCTCGGTGATCGCCGCCAATGTCTGGCGCGGCATTCCCTTCGTCGCCATTTCGTTGCTGGCTGGTCTCCAGACCATTCCGGCCTCACTGCACGAGGCGGCGTCGCTAGACGGCGCGACGAGCTGGCAGCGCTTTCGCTATGTGACGTTGCCGATGCTGACACCGATCATCGCCGTCGTCATGACCTTCTCGGTGCTGTTCACGTTCACGGACTTCCAGCTGATCTATGTGCTCACCAAGGGCGGGCCGGTGAATGCGACGCATCTGATGGCGACGCTCTCCTTCCAGCGCGGCATTCCCGGCGGACAACTGGGCGAGGGGGCGGCGATCGCCGTGGCGATGATCCCCTTCCTGCTTGCCGCCATCATGTTCAGCTTCTTCGGCCTGCAACGCCGCAAATGGCAGCAGGGCGGCCAGGATTGA
- a CDS encoding SDR family oxidoreductase: MVRALKSGEGKIALVTGGGTGVGRGIAEALSAEGYTVVITGRRADVLDKAAGDIAAQTGGAVQAIVADIGDPAAVARLFEAIRTQFGRLDLLVNNAGSTVPPVSLEDVTFEQWSGILAANLTGAFLCTQQAFRLMKAQAPRGGRIINNGSISAQTPRPNSAPYTATKHAITGLTKSTALDGRKYDIACGQIDIGNAATDMTSKMNSGVLQANGETASEPTIPVAHIAEAVVYMASLPLEANVLTMTVMATKMPLVGRG, encoded by the coding sequence ATGGTCCGCGCTTTGAAATCCGGCGAAGGCAAGATCGCATTGGTGACGGGCGGCGGCACGGGCGTGGGACGCGGCATCGCCGAGGCCTTAAGCGCGGAGGGGTATACCGTCGTCATCACCGGCCGGCGCGCCGACGTGCTCGATAAAGCCGCTGGCGACATAGCAGCGCAAACGGGAGGAGCCGTGCAGGCGATAGTCGCAGATATCGGCGACCCGGCTGCGGTCGCTCGCCTTTTCGAAGCGATCCGCACGCAGTTCGGCCGGCTCGACCTCTTGGTCAACAATGCCGGTTCCACCGTGCCGCCAGTGTCGCTGGAAGATGTGACCTTCGAGCAATGGAGCGGTATTCTTGCCGCCAACCTCACGGGTGCCTTTCTCTGCACACAGCAGGCGTTCCGGCTGATGAAGGCGCAGGCGCCGCGCGGCGGGCGGATTATCAATAACGGCTCGATTTCGGCCCAGACGCCACGGCCGAACTCCGCGCCTTACACCGCAACCAAACATGCGATCACCGGGCTGACCAAGTCGACCGCACTCGACGGGCGCAAATATGACATCGCCTGCGGCCAGATCGATATCGGCAATGCCGCAACCGACATGACGTCGAAGATGAATTCCGGGGTGTTGCAGGCCAATGGCGAGACCGCCAGTGAGCCGACGATCCCGGTCGCGCATATCGCCGAGGCCGTTGTCTACATGGCAAGCCTGCCGCTCGAAGCGAATGTGCTGACGATGACGGTCATGGCGACGAAGATGCCGTTGGTGGGGCGAGGGTAA
- a CDS encoding ABC transporter ATP-binding protein — MAGVDFVDVRKSFGAIPVIKGVNIEIEDGEFVILVGPSGCGKSTLLRMLAGLENISAGEILIGDKVVNALPPKNRDIAMVFQNYALYPHMTVADNMAFSLMLNGSPKAEIEKRVGTAAGILGLSKLLDRYPRQLSGGQRQRVAMGRAIVRDPQVFLFDEPLSNLDAKLRVAMRAEIKELHQRLKTTTVYVTHDQIEAMTMADKIVVMHDGIVEQIGSPLDLYDSPANLFVAGFIGSPAMNMIKGRLDPQNPNSFIATDGTALPVARPPSAGRGRDLIYGLRPEYMSLDPNGFAASVAVIEPTGYETQMIVRFGGTDVTCIFRERVNVRPGEAIHLSIDANHVHLFDAETGARLID; from the coding sequence ATGGCAGGCGTTGACTTCGTCGATGTCAGAAAATCATTCGGAGCCATTCCCGTCATCAAGGGCGTGAACATCGAAATCGAGGATGGCGAATTCGTCATCCTTGTCGGCCCCTCGGGCTGCGGGAAATCGACGCTTCTGCGAATGCTGGCCGGGCTTGAAAACATTTCGGCAGGCGAGATCCTCATCGGCGACAAGGTGGTCAACGCCCTGCCGCCCAAAAATCGGGATATCGCCATGGTGTTCCAGAACTATGCGCTCTACCCGCATATGACGGTCGCCGACAATATGGCTTTCTCCCTGATGCTGAACGGCTCGCCGAAAGCCGAGATCGAGAAGCGCGTCGGTACCGCGGCCGGAATTTTGGGACTTTCCAAGCTGCTCGACCGCTATCCGCGCCAGCTCTCCGGCGGCCAGCGCCAGCGCGTGGCCATGGGCAGGGCGATCGTGCGTGATCCGCAGGTGTTTCTCTTCGACGAACCGCTGTCCAACCTCGATGCGAAACTGCGCGTAGCAATGCGCGCCGAGATCAAGGAACTGCACCAGCGGCTGAAAACGACGACCGTCTACGTCACGCATGACCAGATCGAGGCGATGACCATGGCCGACAAGATCGTCGTCATGCATGACGGCATTGTCGAGCAGATCGGTTCCCCGCTTGATCTCTATGACAGCCCCGCCAATCTTTTCGTCGCCGGTTTTATTGGCTCGCCGGCGATGAACATGATCAAGGGCCGGCTCGATCCGCAAAATCCAAACAGCTTCATCGCAACCGATGGCACGGCGCTGCCGGTCGCGCGGCCGCCCTCGGCGGGACGAGGGCGCGATCTCATTTACGGCCTGCGGCCGGAATATATGTCGCTCGACCCGAACGGGTTTGCCGCCAGTGTCGCGGTTATCGAGCCCACCGGCTACGAAACGCAGATGATCGTGCGCTTCGGCGGAACCGACGTCACCTGTATTTTCCGCGAACGCGTGAACGTGCGGCCGGGAGAGGCAATCCACCTGTCGATCGATGCCAATCACGTTCACCTGTTCGATGCCGAAACCGGAGCCCGGCTGATCGACTGA
- a CDS encoding DUF1127 domain-containing protein, giving the protein MNVARSFNNWRKFRQTVTELGRMSSRELQDLGIDRADIRSVARASIAR; this is encoded by the coding sequence ATGAACGTAGCACGCTCTTTCAACAACTGGCGCAAGTTCCGTCAGACCGTTACCGAACTTGGCCGCATGTCCAGCCGCGAACTGCAGGACCTCGGTATTGACCGCGCCGACATCCGCAGCGTTGCCCGCGCATCGATCGCGCGCTAA
- a CDS encoding helix-turn-helix domain-containing protein, translated as MNDRGIRKTKGGAIHPQIERVMRKIGEDISVARRIRRIAADDFARRIGISRATLHRLENGDPRYRVQHSGDGAARAWPTGCLGEHRRCGERSCYDDADERRCPQADHQATPLAAAPRRVR; from the coding sequence ATGAATGACCGTGGAATCAGGAAAACGAAGGGTGGGGCAATCCATCCCCAGATCGAACGCGTCATGCGGAAGATCGGGGAGGACATCTCCGTTGCCCGTCGCATCAGGAGGATCGCGGCCGACGACTTTGCACGACGTATCGGAATCTCTCGGGCCACCTTGCACCGATTGGAGAACGGGGACCCCAGGTATCGCGTTCAACACTCTGGCGATGGCGCTGCGCGCGCTTGGCCGACTGGATGCCTTGGCGAACATCGCAGATGCGGCGAACGATCATGTTACGATGATGCAGATGAAAGACGCTGCCCCCAAGCGGATCACCAAGCCACGCCCCTTGCGGCCGCCCCCCGAAGAGTCCGGTGA
- a CDS encoding carbohydrate ABC transporter permease, whose product MTTTAKSENAVLTDDVQGMSYLNRLPRRIVMVYLPMAVFVFVLLFPFYWMAITAIKPNSQLTDYTNYSPFWVVGPTLDHIKYLLFETSYPGWLWNTMLVATCATFLSLAASVFAAYAIERVRFSGSRPVGLMIFLAYLVPPSILFIPLAFIVFKFGIYDSRLALIFTYPTFLIPFCTWLLMGYFRSIPFELEESALVDGATRWQILIKIILPLAVPGLISAGIFAFTLSWNEFIYALTFIQSSENKTVPVGVLTELVRGDVFEWGALMAGALFGSLPVVILYSFFVDYYVSSMTGAVKE is encoded by the coding sequence ATGACCACGACCGCGAAATCCGAAAACGCCGTTCTGACCGACGATGTACAGGGCATGAGCTATCTCAATCGCCTGCCGCGCCGGATCGTGATGGTTTATCTGCCGATGGCGGTGTTCGTCTTCGTGCTGCTCTTTCCGTTCTACTGGATGGCGATCACGGCGATAAAGCCAAATTCGCAGCTGACCGACTATACGAACTACAGCCCCTTCTGGGTGGTCGGCCCGACGCTCGATCATATCAAGTACCTGCTGTTTGAGACCTCCTATCCGGGCTGGCTGTGGAACACGATGCTGGTGGCCACCTGCGCGACGTTCCTGTCGCTGGCGGCATCGGTCTTTGCGGCCTACGCGATCGAGCGCGTGCGGTTCTCGGGCTCGCGGCCGGTGGGGCTGATGATCTTTCTCGCCTACCTCGTGCCGCCGTCAATCCTGTTCATTCCGCTCGCCTTCATCGTCTTCAAGTTCGGCATCTACGATTCCAGGCTGGCGCTGATCTTCACCTATCCGACGTTCCTCATTCCCTTCTGCACCTGGCTGCTGATGGGCTATTTCCGGTCGATCCCGTTCGAGCTCGAGGAGAGCGCGCTGGTGGATGGCGCGACGCGCTGGCAGATTCTGATCAAGATCATCCTGCCGCTTGCCGTTCCCGGACTGATATCAGCCGGCATCTTTGCCTTCACGCTATCCTGGAACGAGTTCATCTATGCGCTGACCTTCATCCAGTCTTCGGAAAACAAGACCGTGCCGGTTGGCGTTCTGACGGAACTGGTCCGCGGCGACGTGTTCGAATGGGGCGCACTGATGGCGGGCGCGCTGTTCGGCTCGCTGCCGGTGGTGATCCTCTATTCCTTCTTCGTCGATTATTACGTGTCATCCATGACCGGTGCGGTGAAGGAATAA
- a CDS encoding ABC transporter substrate-binding protein — translation MTFKRRDFLTASAAVAGMAGLSPFGIRPSFAQGAEPAYKPEEGASLRLLRWTPFVKGDEDAWLANTAKFTETTGVAVRIDKESWEDIRPKAAVAANVGSGPDLVMCWFDDAHQYPDKLVDLTELANYLGGKYGGWYDGVKGYASRGDKFIAMPLTAIGNAVCYRDSHMKAAGFSDFPKDTDGFLELCKAMKAKGTPAGFPHGKAVGDGNNYAHWLLWSHGGKMVDEGGKVVINSPETVKAVNYAKALYETFIPGTESWLDINNNRAFLAGQVSLTANGVSLYYASKKDPAMAELSADIRTTNFPVGPVGQSVELHQTSSLLLFNHTKYPEAAKAYIKFMMEADQMNAWITGSSAYCCQPLKAFASNPVWTSDPIHAPYARASETLRPNGYAGPLGYASAGVMADYVLVDMFATAVTGQKTPEEAIAEAERRANRYYRV, via the coding sequence ATGACTTTCAAGAGACGTGATTTTCTTACCGCATCCGCCGCGGTCGCGGGCATGGCCGGTCTTTCGCCTTTCGGCATCCGTCCGTCTTTCGCTCAAGGGGCGGAACCGGCTTACAAGCCGGAGGAAGGCGCAAGCCTGAGGCTGTTGCGCTGGACGCCCTTCGTCAAGGGCGACGAGGATGCATGGCTTGCCAATACCGCGAAATTCACGGAAACGACCGGGGTTGCGGTCCGCATCGACAAGGAAAGCTGGGAGGACATTCGCCCGAAGGCCGCGGTCGCCGCGAATGTCGGGTCCGGGCCGGATCTGGTGATGTGCTGGTTTGACGACGCCCACCAATACCCGGATAAACTTGTCGATCTGACCGAGCTCGCCAACTATCTCGGCGGCAAATATGGCGGATGGTACGATGGCGTGAAGGGCTATGCTTCACGCGGCGACAAGTTCATCGCCATGCCGCTGACGGCCATCGGCAACGCGGTGTGCTACCGCGACAGTCATATGAAGGCGGCCGGCTTCAGCGACTTCCCGAAGGATACCGATGGCTTCCTCGAACTCTGCAAGGCCATGAAGGCCAAGGGAACGCCCGCCGGATTTCCGCACGGCAAGGCCGTCGGCGACGGCAACAATTATGCCCATTGGCTGCTCTGGAGCCATGGCGGCAAGATGGTCGACGAGGGCGGCAAGGTCGTTATCAACAGTCCCGAAACGGTGAAGGCGGTCAACTACGCCAAGGCGCTTTACGAGACCTTCATTCCCGGCACCGAGAGCTGGCTCGACATCAACAACAACCGCGCTTTCCTCGCAGGCCAGGTATCGCTGACGGCCAACGGCGTCTCGCTCTACTATGCGTCGAAGAAGGATCCGGCAATGGCGGAACTCTCCGCCGACATCCGTACCACGAACTTCCCCGTCGGTCCGGTCGGCCAGAGCGTCGAACTGCATCAGACGAGCTCGCTGCTTTTGTTCAACCACACGAAATATCCCGAGGCGGCCAAGGCCTACATCAAGTTCATGATGGAGGCCGACCAGATGAATGCCTGGATCACAGGTTCCAGCGCCTATTGCTGCCAGCCGCTCAAGGCCTTCGCCAGCAATCCCGTCTGGACGTCCGACCCGATCCACGCGCCCTATGCGCGCGCTTCCGAAACGCTGCGTCCCAACGGCTATGCCGGGCCGCTCGGCTATGCCTCCGCCGGTGTGATGGCCGACTATGTGCTGGTCGACATGTTCGCGACCGCCGTCACGGGGCAGAAGACACCGGAAGAGGCGATAGCCGAGGCTGAGCGCCGGGCAAACCGCTATTACCGGGTCTGA
- a CDS encoding putative urea ABC transporter substrate-binding protein — protein MQTFSKLLSITALSASLMLGFGTSADAAQKTEFKVAWSIYVGWMPWGYAADHGIVKKWADKYGIKIEVTQFNDYVESMNQYTAGAFDAVTLTNMDGLSIPAAGGVDTTAVIVGDFSNGNDAVILKDKSALADIKGQNVNLVEFSVSHYLLARALESSKMTERDVKVVNTSDADMVAAYKTADVTAVVTWNPLVSTILEDPSAKKVFDSSQVPGEIIDLMAANTGVLKDNPNFGKALAGIWYETAALLTADSADGKAAREAMGSASGTDLKGFESQLAATKLFAKPADAVAFTASGSLPKTMDLVRNFLFEKGLLGNGAPSADVIGIEMPDGKILGDSGNVKLRFTETYMKAAADGSL, from the coding sequence ATGCAGACTTTTTCGAAGCTTCTTTCCATCACCGCCCTGTCAGCTTCCCTGATGCTTGGCTTTGGCACCTCCGCCGATGCCGCGCAGAAGACCGAGTTCAAGGTTGCCTGGTCGATCTATGTCGGATGGATGCCCTGGGGTTATGCGGCCGATCACGGCATCGTCAAGAAATGGGCCGATAAATACGGCATCAAGATCGAGGTCACGCAGTTCAACGACTACGTCGAATCGATGAACCAGTATACGGCCGGCGCCTTCGATGCTGTGACGCTCACCAATATGGACGGTCTCTCGATCCCGGCCGCCGGCGGCGTCGATACGACGGCCGTCATTGTCGGCGACTTCTCGAACGGCAATGATGCCGTCATTCTCAAGGACAAGAGCGCGCTTGCCGACATCAAGGGCCAGAACGTCAATCTCGTCGAATTTTCCGTCTCGCACTATCTGCTTGCCCGCGCGCTCGAGAGCAGCAAGATGACCGAGCGCGACGTGAAGGTGGTCAACACCTCCGATGCCGACATGGTCGCCGCCTATAAGACAGCTGACGTGACCGCAGTCGTTACCTGGAACCCGCTGGTCTCGACCATTCTCGAGGACCCCTCCGCCAAGAAGGTGTTCGATAGTTCGCAGGTGCCGGGCGAGATCATCGACCTGATGGCCGCCAATACGGGCGTGCTGAAGGACAATCCGAATTTCGGCAAGGCGCTTGCCGGTATCTGGTATGAGACCGCAGCCCTCCTGACTGCCGACAGCGCCGACGGCAAAGCCGCGCGCGAGGCGATGGGTTCGGCATCGGGCACCGATCTCAAGGGTTTCGAGTCCCAGCTTGCGGCCACCAAACTGTTTGCCAAGCCGGCCGATGCTGTCGCTTTTACCGCATCTGGGAGCCTGCCGAAGACGATGGATCTCGTCCGCAACTTCCTGTTCGAGAAGGGCTTGCTTGGCAATGGCGCGCCGTCCGCGGACGTGATCGGCATCGAAATGCCGGACGGCAAGATTCTCGGCGACAGTGGCAACGTCAAGCTGCGCTTCACCGAGACCTACATGAAAGCAGCCGCCGACGGTTCGCTCTGA
- a CDS encoding FadR/GntR family transcriptional regulator, with the protein MDDSPILTQMPKVGQSLDRRTARDLIADKLMVLIATNMLRPGDVLPGERELANVLHVSRETVRGAIQTLAARGFVEVSQGSRTRVCDVDLSHLTVTIASPNAIDSYDLDDVHAARLHIELKVVGDAADRIDEETLGKLKSLLEAQKLCGDDAMRFLICDREFHIGIYRACGNPLLSDFVTDLYTYMMDYRRSAMSRPGAIDASYDDHAEIVKALERRDRETVIAAFRQHLTRIYDTTKELVGGSAQKKREKNKSGTAG; encoded by the coding sequence ATGGACGACAGCCCGATACTCACGCAGATGCCAAAGGTCGGGCAGAGTCTCGACCGGCGCACGGCTCGTGACCTCATCGCCGACAAGCTGATGGTGCTAATCGCCACCAACATGCTGCGCCCCGGCGACGTCTTGCCGGGTGAACGGGAACTCGCCAATGTGCTTCATGTCAGCCGCGAGACTGTGCGCGGTGCCATCCAGACGCTCGCCGCGCGCGGCTTCGTCGAGGTGTCTCAGGGCAGCCGCACGCGGGTCTGCGATGTCGATCTGAGCCATCTGACCGTTACCATCGCTTCGCCCAACGCCATCGACAGCTATGATCTCGACGATGTTCATGCGGCCCGGCTGCATATCGAGCTGAAGGTCGTCGGCGATGCGGCCGATCGGATTGATGAAGAGACGCTGGGCAAGCTCAAAAGCCTGCTCGAAGCGCAGAAGCTTTGTGGCGATGACGCCATGCGCTTCCTGATCTGCGACCGCGAATTCCACATCGGGATCTATCGGGCTTGCGGAAACCCGCTGCTCTCCGATTTCGTCACCGATCTCTACACGTACATGATGGACTACCGGCGCAGCGCGATGTCACGGCCGGGCGCTATCGATGCCAGCTATGACGACCACGCCGAGATCGTGAAGGCACTGGAGCGGCGCGACCGGGAGACGGTGATCGCCGCATTTCGCCAGCATCTCACCCGGATCTACGACACGACGAAGGAACTGGTTGGCGGCAGTGCGCAGAAAAAACGGGAAAAGAACAAGAGCGGGACGGCAGGCTGA
- a CDS encoding M24 family metallopeptidase has protein sequence MLHSVWSHPVAAIKEGERHSRLSRLRDRMQANGVAATFLGPGESLRYFTGLVWHLSERLLGAVVTDEKLTYIVPGFERSRVEALPHLPGDILSWEEEENSVGLVARLVGPSGKLSLDDALPLAFYHAFAEEMGAARLIDGGPILRTLRAVKSPGEIALIQYAMNITLGVHREVRDTITPGIAASEVARFIDQKHRDAGADNGSNFCIVSFGSATSLPHGADGEQILEPGDVILVDTGCRIDGYHSDLTRTYMLDGGDGEFERAWAIEREGQEAVFEAAKLEAPCESLDAAARNAFAQHGLGPDYRLPGLPHRAGHGLGLEIHEAPFIVRGNRTPLAPGMCFSNEPMIVFPGAFGIRLEDHIYMTEDGPHWFTTPAKGPTEI, from the coding sequence GTGTTACATTCGGTCTGGTCTCATCCCGTCGCAGCAATTAAGGAAGGCGAGCGTCACAGTCGCCTGTCGCGCCTTCGTGACCGCATGCAGGCGAATGGCGTTGCGGCTACCTTCCTTGGGCCAGGTGAGAGCCTGCGTTACTTCACCGGCCTCGTCTGGCATCTTAGCGAGAGGCTGCTCGGTGCAGTTGTGACGGACGAGAAACTCACCTACATCGTCCCCGGCTTCGAACGTAGTCGCGTTGAAGCACTGCCCCACCTGCCCGGCGACATCCTCAGTTGGGAAGAGGAAGAAAATAGCGTTGGGCTCGTTGCGCGATTGGTCGGCCCATCCGGCAAGCTTTCACTCGACGACGCACTCCCCTTGGCCTTCTATCACGCATTCGCCGAAGAGATGGGTGCAGCACGGCTTATCGACGGCGGGCCCATCCTGCGCACGCTACGGGCGGTCAAGTCGCCGGGCGAGATTGCGCTGATACAGTATGCGATGAACATTACTTTGGGCGTCCACCGTGAAGTCCGCGACACAATCACGCCCGGCATTGCCGCGTCGGAAGTCGCCCGCTTCATCGACCAAAAGCATCGCGATGCGGGTGCCGACAATGGCTCCAATTTCTGCATAGTGTCATTTGGATCGGCGACATCGCTGCCGCATGGCGCCGATGGTGAGCAGATCTTGGAGCCGGGAGACGTCATCCTCGTCGATACAGGCTGCCGCATTGACGGATATCACTCCGATCTGACGCGCACTTACATGCTTGACGGCGGCGATGGCGAATTCGAGCGTGCCTGGGCAATAGAGCGTGAGGGGCAGGAGGCTGTGTTCGAGGCAGCAAAGCTGGAGGCACCCTGCGAAAGCCTTGACGCTGCCGCTCGCAACGCATTTGCCCAGCATGGCCTTGGCCCGGATTATCGCCTGCCCGGCTTGCCGCACCGCGCCGGTCATGGCCTTGGCCTCGAAATCCATGAGGCTCCGTTCATCGTCCGCGGTAACAGAACACCACTTGCTCCCGGCATGTGCTTTTCGAACGAGCCAATGATCGTCTTTCCCGGTGCATTCGGCATTCGACTAGAGGATCACATCTATATGACCGAAGACGGTCCACATTGGTTCACGACGCCGGCAAAAGGTCCAACGGAGATCTGA
- a CDS encoding GrpB family protein, with protein MPELVELVPYDASWPDHFLRIADALKSLLGSAVIAIEHIGSTAIPGLSAKPMIDVDVILPTVGDVLQANSLMVIAGYEPRGNRYDKDVFAFMKRATVPKQRIYLCPEGSETHRRRIVFRNYLIAHPETSAAYEALKLSLAKEFAYDGDGYTAAKASFVSNVVDTARAVKQ; from the coding sequence ATGCCCGAATTGGTCGAACTGGTACCTTACGACGCCAGCTGGCCTGATCATTTCTTGAGGATCGCGGACGCTCTGAAGAGCCTGTTGGGGAGTGCTGTTATCGCTATCGAGCACATCGGCAGCACGGCAATCCCTGGCTTATCAGCCAAGCCCATGATCGACGTCGATGTTATCTTGCCAACGGTTGGCGATGTGCTTCAAGCGAACAGCCTAATGGTCATTGCAGGATATGAGCCTCGAGGCAACCGCTACGACAAGGATGTATTCGCGTTCATGAAGCGAGCCACCGTCCCGAAACAGCGCATCTATCTATGCCCTGAAGGAAGCGAGACGCACCGCCGTCGAATCGTGTTTCGAAATTACTTGATCGCGCATCCGGAAACGTCAGCCGCCTACGAAGCGCTGAAACTTAGTCTGGCCAAGGAGTTCGCCTATGACGGCGATGGTTACACGGCAGCGAAAGCCTCGTTTGTTAGCAATGTCGTGGACACTGCCCGCGCGGTTAAACAGTGA
- the denD gene encoding D-erythronate dehydrogenase, which yields MHVMVIGAAGMVGRKLVEKFASEEGALGYDISRLTLVDVIEPPVPQGLSPVAKALALDLSTEDAAGKLVALRPDVIFHLAAIVSGEAEADFDKGYKVNLDGTRALFEAIRHEGLREPYVPRVIFASSIAVFGKPFPEKIGDEFFTTPLTSYGTQKAICELLLADYSRRGIFDGVGIRLPTICIRPGKPNKAASGFFSNILREPLAGQEAVLPVDENVRHWFASPRSAVDFFIHAARMDTSAIGPRRNLTMPGLSALVGEEIEALRRVAGEKAVKLIRREPDPVIRSIVSGWATDFDARRACELGFKAETNFDEIIRIHIEDELAGDI from the coding sequence ATGCATGTGATGGTGATTGGAGCGGCCGGGATGGTCGGCCGCAAGCTGGTGGAGAAGTTCGCCTCAGAGGAAGGCGCGCTTGGCTACGATATTTCCAGGCTAACGCTGGTGGATGTGATCGAGCCGCCAGTGCCTCAAGGGCTGTCGCCGGTCGCGAAGGCACTCGCGCTTGATCTTTCAACCGAGGACGCCGCCGGGAAACTGGTCGCTTTGCGCCCCGACGTGATCTTCCATCTCGCGGCGATCGTTTCCGGTGAGGCCGAGGCTGATTTCGACAAGGGCTACAAGGTCAATCTTGACGGAACGCGGGCGCTCTTCGAGGCGATCCGCCATGAGGGTTTGCGAGAGCCCTATGTTCCGCGCGTCATCTTCGCCTCGTCGATCGCCGTTTTCGGAAAGCCTTTCCCTGAAAAGATCGGCGACGAGTTCTTTACCACGCCACTGACGAGCTACGGCACGCAAAAGGCGATCTGCGAACTGCTTCTCGCCGACTATTCGAGGCGCGGCATTTTCGATGGCGTCGGCATCCGCCTGCCGACGATCTGCATCCGCCCCGGCAAACCCAACAAGGCGGCGTCCGGCTTCTTTTCCAATATTCTCCGCGAGCCGCTGGCAGGTCAGGAGGCGGTATTGCCGGTGGACGAGAACGTGCGCCACTGGTTTGCAAGCCCGCGTTCGGCGGTCGATTTCTTCATTCATGCCGCGCGGATGGATACGTCCGCGATCGGCCCGAGACGCAATCTGACTATGCCTGGCCTTTCTGCCCTTGTTGGTGAAGAGATCGAGGCGCTCCGGCGTGTGGCCGGTGAGAAGGCGGTCAAGCTCATCCGCCGTGAGCCCGACCCGGTTATCCGCTCGATTGTTTCAGGCTGGGCGACCGATTTCGACGCGCGGCGTGCTTGCGAACTGGGTTTCAAAGCCGAAACCAACTTCGACGAGATCATCAGGATACATATCGAAGACGAACTCGCAGGAGATATCTGA